Genomic window (Zingiber officinale cultivar Zhangliang chromosome 2B, Zo_v1.1, whole genome shotgun sequence):
CCTTCATCAATGACTTTCGGAGAGAGAGCATGCCAAATCGGTTGTTgactaattatatataatatttgatTGGAATAGAGTGACAAAGTGGCAAAAGGCGATATCGCTCGCTCCCAATGTCCCCGTCGCACCACGCCCAAGGTCTTCACGAGGAAGGTAAATCACGATAACTGGAGAAGTTAGTGCGTAGTGGGAAGAGATGCACAGAGACCAAGGAATTGGAATAGAGTGACAAagaagagagaggaagaggaggaggaggaggaggagagcatGATAATTCATAAAGAGCTCTTGTTCCCTGGATGGAGTCACTCACCTATAGTATTCAATATTCATGCGTGAGTTAAGGCGGCATAGTGCAGAAGGTACAGTAGGAGTTAGGTAAACACAGACCACCGCACTACACCACTTTAATCCTTGTATTCGTACCTTCAATAGCTTTTATTATTACTGGTTGATCAAATCATACTTGAATATACTTGTTTTGATCAAATCTCCCTTTCATTCTACAACTGCCCATGTAATTTGAAAGGTCAACAccataaatttttgtacaattaAAATATCTTAAATTGACTATATAAGGCCAAAAAGTGCTAAAAGCCAATATTAGGCCTCCAACAACGTCAAGTGAGGCGAGGCACAGGTAGAGTGGGTTGAGGTTGGGTGGCAGGCTAGTTCGGGTCGACTGAGCTTCTAAAAACCCAACATGAGCTACCAAAAGCTGTTCGTGTTTTATAGGGCACGGATCTTCTGATCCCGGATCCTTGAATCAATCTTATCTCTTATTCATTTATTAGTTGAATAAATTGGATTCCATCTGTTTAACAAGTAGGATCCAGTTCACCCATCCAATGAATAAATAGGACCTCTTCTAGTCCAGAAAACCTTTGTTTTATAACAGATGACCGATGTCAACTGGTGAGCATGAAATAATTAGTGATGAGTAATGATGTGTAAAGGAAAAAAATGTTAGAAACAAGTTTAAAGATTGATATATAAATTTAtggtttactatttttattttcgtGGATCCATCATTTTATATGTCTATTCTTAAATTTTTCTTTGAGATTTTTTTCCTTTGCGTATTATTTTTCATTAGTGATTTCATCTTTAAGGGCACAAGTAGAGTCAACTCTACTTTGAAGGTCAGTTTACTTAGGAGAGCGAAAAACAAAActaaagaaaaaatttgataatggAAAGGTCTCCGTTGTttactttattaaaattttcagatGGAAGAGAAACACAATTCATCAACGGATAATTTTAGAGTAAAAATTGATTACCTTAACTTTCTATTTACTCTAAAatatggatgaggaaggaaaaaaatCTATGGTAGAAAATTATgcttggaggaagagaagagaaagggtgaaaGAATCCTTTCCTTTATATACTTGTTTATATATCTTGATAGAAGATGGTGGATACATAcaaagtaattttataaataaaaaatggtacatgcgtcattttatgggtatatggtgtaattttataAGTAAAAAATGATACATGTGTTATTTTTTGGGTAAATGATATAATTTTGTGAATGAAAAGGGGTACATGCATTATTTATTTTTCCATCCGCGACTTTTCATTTGCTTTTGAAGTGGTCGAATTTAGCTTCAAAATTATCCGTTGATGGATTGCATTTCTCTTCTatctgaaaattttaatgaagtaaacaaTGAAAACTTTTCTActatggaaattttttttttagttttacttTTTGCTCTTCTAAATAAATTGACCATAAAATCGaacggaagaaaaaaaaataatgtatatACCCTTTTTTATTCACAAAATTATaacatatacaaaaaaaaaaaatgacgtaTGTACCTTTTTTAACTCGCAAAATTATACTATATACCCAAAAAATGACATATGTATCTTTTTTTCCTGTCCCGACACTGACGTTCTTGGTTTTACAGCTCAGAACGAAGTCTTCGCAAGGTAAATTAAACCACTGAGTCACATCCCCGACTAGTTGTCTTCACCGTTTCGGGACACGATCACTGACATCAGACGAAAGATAGCGGATGGAAAAAAATAACGCATGTACCTTTttttcattcacaaaattacaacatatatcaaaaaaaaaaaaattgatgcatGTACtatttttaactcataaaattatactatatatattaaaaaatgatgtatatatatattttttatttataaaattacgtCACATCTATCGACATTTCTCTATTAAGATAAATGAgcatatagatttttttttttttaccctttttcttctcttcgagataatttttcattataaaattttttcctttttcatatGCGCTTTTGAGTAAATAGAGCCTACGTAATCATTCTAATTTCTAATTCTATTCGTCTTAGCTTAGGTGGGTTCATTGCTTTTTTTACTTAGTAGATCTTTTATtcgccttatatatatatatattgcacgACTCAACATACTTCAGAAAGAAGACACTTTTCTATCCTCTAAAAGTCAAACATTGTAGACTGCGATGCATGCTTTCAAAGTTTGCCTGTCCTCCACTGGCACGATATATGCTTCCTTCCTGATCATGCCAAACCCCCTCAGAAATTAAGAATGGTCCTAAGTCCTATATATTACATCATTCATGCACATCAAAGTCCACAGGTTGACTACTTGTCTCAAAATGCCGGGGCACTCCATGTTCTTTAATTTGTGCATGGGTCCTGAACTTGTCGAATCAATATGACAATTCGACGTGCATACTTCAACAGTCAAGCCACGAAGGAGAGTGGCAAACAAAAGGCTGGCTAGCTATACAAATTAGAAGAAAGAGTACTTTGTGTTCGATAATTAATTAACAATATTTCGACTTAATCTGTCAACAAAAAGAGGGGAAATTAACCGAGAAGTCAGTTCTGATCAGACTAATGAAATAGCTAGCGGCGTAAACTTGAGTATATAAATAAAGTGGTTATTTGATGTATTTCTGTGTCTAAATCAGCATATACATAGTTCACACCATAAAAAAGGATAACAAATACAGAACTGTTTAATTAATGATAAGAAAGTGACTTCTTGATGATGATCATAAaccaactgtgctaataattccTAGAACTGTATAATTAATAGACGAAAGAGAAGGAAACAaacgaaggagaaagaaataaattcttgatttttttttttttgaaataaatggAAAAACTGAGTGATTAAAGAAGAGAGGTTGGCGTTTACGGTTGGAAGAGCTTGTTGTGGCACTCGCATCGCCAGGCCTGCGGGTAGTAATTCTCCGGAGGAACGCTGCCAGGGTGGATCACGACGAGCACCGCGCGGCACGGCGCACAGCCCCGGCACCGGCCGAGGCAAGCCGGAGGGGAGGAACCAACGAGCAGCAGCCTATTTCGGGAAGAAGGTCGGACGACGGCGCGGGCGAGGGGCCTTCTTTCTTTCGCCATCGTCCCGACCGCTGCGCACGGGGCGATTTAGGAGGTCGGAAATAATCAAGAATTCGATGAAGAAATATATAGACAGTTGTTTGCATGCTTACAAAGAACTCcggcgaggaagaggaagagcacGAGCCGGCGGCGATGGTGGCGGAGGAAGTGATCCATGGAAGCGCTATCGGTGGTGAGTTTCGGTTTGTGTGGCAGAATCGAAGAAGTGGAGTGGGGGATTGCTTGAAAACTGAAGAGAGGCGGAATTGGATGGAGATGGATGGATCTCCGAATGGAAACGTGCGGCGAAGTGGCAGCGATGTCATTAATATATATGAACTTGGTTGGATATGGTGATATTTTCATTTGGGTCCCTTGCACTTGTCTTATTTAGTTCCCTCAGTTTCTTTTATGTAAATACTAGATAAATCAGGTGTTATATGGTCAATGATTAATGTTGAATTTAatattcaatttaataaaaatttatttataatataagtcaattgaacaaataaaattaatttattaatttttatgaattataaaaaaatataatattaaactTCTTTATAGCCTTAAtcttttcttcatattttttttcaaaaaaaaaattaacaggcCTCaaagtgaatttatttattttttattaattttcaaaattcaattcttaTTTTAGGCGCCTAGTTGTCATCTCCGTAACTTATTCTTCTGAAACtcttgctcctcctcctcctccccttcCCTTTCCATCTCCACCGCTGCTCTACCAAATTTCCATCTCAAACCCTAACTTTCCGATTTTATCGCCGGCCCCTGTTTCGAACCTCCTCGGCTTCGGCGGAGGAGGATTCCTTCTTCATCGTCCCATAATTCATGCGGCGGCGGCGCCCTGCAATCGCCCTCTGTGATCGCCTCGACATCCCCGCCGAATCCATGGCGATTCCAGACGGAGGAGGAGATGATTTTGACGTATTACGATGCTCCACCCCTCTCACCGTCTCCTGGCATCGCTGCCTCAAGCGGAAGCTGGACGAGAGGGACTCAGGTGCCCGTTGCCTCTCTTTCTTCACCGGCGAAGACGGTGGCAACGAGAATGGGTTTGCTAGGGTTGACATAGAGAACGAGGCGGCGGCCCTGAGGGAGGCACTAGCCAGCCACAAGCAGTCCGTTGAGAAGCTCCTCGCAGAGCTGGAGGAGGAGCGGAACGCCTCATCGTCTGCGGCCACCGAAGCGATGTCAATGATTATCCGGCTCCAGCGCGAGAAGGCGGAGGCGCAGATGGAGGCGCGCCAGTTCCGCCGTCTCGCCGATGAGAAGATGGCCCATGACCAACAGGAGATCGCCGTCCTCCAGGATCTCCTCTTCAAGCGCGACCAGACCGTGGAAGCCCTAAATTGTGAGGTCCAGGCATACCGCCATCGCCTCCTCAGCTATGGCATCGGCGTCGACGACGGTGACGAGCCTCCCTCTGAGCCGCAGACACCTGACACTGCCACCACAACGCCCACCCGCGCTGCTGCCGGCTCCCAATTCGATGCCCTCTCTCGTGACTATCCGGCATTGCGGTGCGCCGATGATTCCGCCGCCGACCTCGACAAGTACAACTCTGGAGAGATCCCCTGCGCCGCTGATTCACCCCGCGGGCCGTTTCGCCCGCGCATTCACCAGTTCGAGCGGGTGCAAAGCGGCAGCTTTCGCAGTTTCAAGGACAAAGGCGTCGTGGTGAGGCAGTCCTCGCGTCGGTGGTCGAGCCATGTCAGGAGCTTCTCCTACGGAAGCTTCAGCTCTGGCCTGGAATTCCCAGTCGACGACGCATCCGACTGTGGCGCGAGAGACGACATCAGCGACAGAGTCTACACCGTGGACGCTGTGCACGGAGCGACAGAGGACTACGTGAGCACGCCGAGGGAGCTCCATGGCAAAAGTGGAATCGAGGATGAAGCGCAAGAAGCGGAATTTAAGAGACTTTACTTGAGGCTGCAGGCCCTCGAGGCGGATAGAGAGTCGATGCGGCAGAGTTCGATCTCCATGGGCACGGACAAAGCTCAAATTACACTTCTGAAAGAGATCGCGCAACAAATGTGCAAAGAAGTGGCAACTGAAAGAAAGGTGGTGAAGAGGTCGTCTTCCATCAAGAAGTCCTCTTCACTTATGTCAACGGTTAAGGTGCTAGtttatctttttaaaatttgaGTTTATTGGTTCTACTTTCAAGTGCAATGCAGGTAATTTATTGGGAAAAATTAGACAAAAGGCCACATTTGATTCACTGAAGAAAGCCTATTTGCCAGACACATCAAAACTAATAGACTAGATATGTCTCTACTTCTAGAATTAGGTACTTCATCTGTTGGTTAAAAGGCCAGATAATTATCTTGATCCTGTAGGAAAAAAAAATTCCACAATACTTTTCCAGGTTTCCTTATTCTCATTTCTTCTGTGTCTGAGAAGGAGTGTTTGTGTGGGAAACAGAGAGCTTATTATAAAATTTCAGCTTATGCGTCAAGTATCTTGATTCAGAGTAGAGCACAATTCAATTCCTTAATGATCAATCAATTGAGACAGTGAAATCCTTGTAAGATAGATATAATTGCATAATGTATCCTAGTTTTAACATGCTTCCTGTATCATGACTAACAGGTACTGGCCTAAATTTGAGACCATATTGAATTAGGGCTGACTTTGTTTCATCCAAAATAATGTGTGCCAATTAAGAGAAGAAACACTTCTACTATATCGGCGAAGCTCATTGCATCTCAAAATATTAGTTACTTGAGAGAGGAAAACCCATTTAGTATAATGAATTGTCATATTTGTCAATGCACGAATCAAACATACTGGCCAACCTTTCATATCATGTTGAATTAGGTGGAATTGTTTCATTCTAAATTGATTAGTCACTTGGCATAGGGAAGCTTTTTAAATTTCTGAACATATTGGATCACTACACTTGTTAATGTATGTCTCTGAGGTACTGTCCTAATTTTGCTACCATGTTAAATTAGGGTACTAAACACTTCATTCCCATGAGTGATAAGTTTAATTGATTCCAAGTTATTGCATTCTTATTTTACCTGGAATGCTAGATGTCCTAGTATCAGTTATCATTTGCAGTTAATCCTAATTTCTCAATAACATGTGTCATGCCTTCTCTTCTTTTGATTTCTGTTCTTTTTACAGAATGTCATCTCAATTGTTTTGTGGAGGAAAAGGTCATCTCGTGTCAAGTAAGTTCACATCATCTCATTGATATACTAATCTGCTAATTTCCATCTCAGGCCAATAAACGCTGAACTTATCGTTTCTATTCTACTAGATTTACGTTTGGGTTATCGTCAAACAATGCCGGattagtactactcttggaaaaATCTTCTCCCCGTTTGAGGCACAAGAGGCTCCTCACAAAAGCACAGGGCTCAGGGATGAGTCCTAAGCATCGGGTGCTCACAACCTAACAGTATCCATCTTGCTGCGGTTCTCGTTCTCAGGTTTGCTTTCAGAAATGTATTCTTTTCATTGAGACTCAGCGAGAAGAAAAGATTTAGTTTCAACTTCCATCCTGTTGTATATTTGTATTCCAACTTATTATTGTACGCACCCATTCTTTTAGCACAGCACCTATTACTCACGTTGGCAGATCTATCGCCAGAGGTCCACaatagtttgtttttattttatcttattttttgtGATCGGTGTCTTTTGGCCGTCCGGTTTAACTGGAATTTTATCCCAGACATTGACAATTACTTACCATTAGCTTCCCCTTTCATATCGCAATCATTATCCATTAGCAGTTTGTTTTGATGGCCATCTCCTATGTCTTACATGTCACAGGATCGGATCGGGTCGGGCTAAATCATTAAGACCGTTCTGTAtagttttgaccaagtcaagctCATAATCGCTTCAATGAATCCTTCTGTGTACGTAAAATGTTAGCACGTACCGCAGTATTTTTTTTACCACCCTAAAAGCACCTCACCTCATCAGGTAACTGAAGACGATTACCTGATGGACGGTCGTGACTGCATCAATATTTGTGAACGGAATACGACGAGACGTCGCACCTAACCTTTCTGTACGGCGACTTCATAAGTTTATCGCGCGAGAGCAACGTTACTTAAACGATACTCGCTGTTCTATTGGACAAAAGTTCACCTGGACTTGGGGACCCTGCACATGCTTCCAATCATGATGCTGGTGCAGTGCGAGGCGAAATTAGGGCACTGCCTGTTCCGCCCAGAGCATCAGATCCTCACCCGTCGCCAGCATAGACGGCAACGCATCACCAGCCTGCTGTGAGCGGTGCCATGATTGGGGCCCATCGGACGGCCCAGATCTTCCCATTATACTTCCGCAGCCGTCCGATCTGCTCCGCCCACCCGCACACCCACGTTGCCTCCAGCTCACTTGTAAACTTAGATCCCCCGACGCCGCACCACCGCGTGCGTCGCGTCTTCTTGCTCTGCCCTTCAGGACCGCACGATCGATTCCTTAACCACAATGTCGCCGTCCGATTGATCGACCGAACATGAATTTCATCGGGGTACCGCGCGGAGGAAATTCTTGTTCCAGCGGCGCTGTTCGAACGATCGCCATGTCATCGACCGCCCACGTTCTCCCTCCCTAAGGCTTAATAGACTAAGACACCCCTCCATCTGGCACGTTCATTGGGCAAAAGTATGGGCTATTGTAGTAAACTAAGGTGGCATTTTAGTAAATAACGGTGGGTCTACATGTACTACGAAAAATGGCCGAGCTTTTCTGCGGTGGAGCAATAGGAGAGCGAGGAAGCAGTGGCTACGAATCCGAGGAGAGATGGCCGCCGGAGAAGCTAGGGCTGTGTAGGGAAGGCGGATATTTAGATGCCCCGGTGACGGGACAGGTCGTTCTTCGAGCGGGCGTCGGTTTAAGAGAGTTCGGACTTGAATTCCCAGGCGGTTCGATCTCGCAACGTTAAGGGCGGATCGCTTCTACTCTCTCGCGGATCAGTTTGCGTTCCTTCGGATCCCCTTTTTTCTCCTCGCGCAATCAGTTAGGTACGGTGCGATCTCTTTCTATTCCTATTATTAATGATGATCTTCGGTATGGCTCGCTTGATTGGTGACGGTGCGGATCGGTCAGTGTCGGATGAGATTTTTCGAATTTGGATCTCTAGTTTTGGGTATCGTTGCTTGATAATGTTGGTTATTTATTTGAATTAGCCACAGATAAAAGTCCATTTCTCTTATTTGTGTTGAGGGAGATATGTGGGGCGACGGAATTGAGGCTGAAGTAGAATTGGACCAGATTACCTGTGTTTAATTCAGGATATGTAAATTTCGATACAACTATTGCATAAAAGTATGATCTTGTAATGAAATTTTGCGACAGTTGCTGTGGTGTGGCAGAATACCTTGCAGAGATGGAATCTGGTGATGGAGTTGAAATGGAGCTTAGTAAAGGAACTCCGGAAACATCTCCAGAGGCCAATGGATTTAGTTCTCAGATAAATAAGGAGAATGAAATTGTCGAAAACGGTGCTGATGCTGTTCCTGCAAGCAGTGGCTCCGAGGACACCTCAAAAGTCGAAGTCCCTGATTTCTCCAGAGACAGCCACGAAGTTTCTGAATCTGCGAGAGAAAACAACGGATCATTAAATCCCATCAAGGTAATGGTCGTTTTCTGTTGTCTATTTCCACAAACATGGAGAATTATGTTCCGTAGAAGATGTGATTTTGACAATTTCTTGTGCAGAAAGGTGGATCTGACGAATGTAGTCAATTCAAGAAGACAAAGAAAAATTTCGGACTTCTGAATGGTTCTGTAGGTGAACTGAACGAGAAAAGGAAGGCTCTTTTACAGAGTTCGTCCTTTCCGTCTAAAGGGTCCCTTAACACCACTACTTTAACAAGGCAGACTAGAATTGCATCGTCAAAAACAAATGGTTTGATCTTCTCCTACTTTGTTCATTTAGGGATGAATTGTGTTGTGCTTGGTTGATCTTGCAAATTTGCAGGGCACCTTACTGCTAAGACGACCACATCAAGTGTTCAGAAAACATTGGTTAGTCAAGACATCGGtgattttacttttctttttctacaATATGATAACAAGATTATTTTAGTAAACCTGCATGGCTGATCATGTGCTGTGATTTACTTGGGAGAAACTTTAACACTAGTTTTGCTCACTCCAGGCTGTGAACAAAGGCTCAGGAGAGGTGATTATTAGTGACAAATCTGCTAGGAATGGTACTTCTATAAAAGATGGAAAGTAAGTTATTTTGTGAGAAATGCATTCCTTCATCCAAATGCGTAGGAACTATTTTTATCCATTATTAGTTATGGTCTTACCTAACAGATAAGTTATGGTCTTAGTTTCTTAATTGTTGAATAGTCTGTTATTTGGGACAACTTTGAATACACTTCAGGAAATAAATTAGAACATCAGAGGATAGATAAATCCATATTGCTAtaacagtttatatatatatatatatggtgcatAATATTGTATGAACAAAAAAACAGATAAAGCAAACATATTCTTTCTTGTCAGTGAAAGTGTTGGAACATTTGCATACTATACTTGTCCAAGAACCTCATGCACAATTGAAGCAGTATATTTGCTTAAAAATGGCTTAACCATGTAAAATGTTATCTATTCTTTCGAAATGAGGTTTATGTTCATCTGATGCAGGTCCTATGATATCAAGGAAAAACTCTCAGATAGCTCATTGTCAACCAAAAACGATGAAGATGCCCACTCCAATGCCTCGTAATTTCATGCTGATCCAATATATTTCATGAATTTACCTTCTTAGACTTTGTTTGAGGTTTTTGTTATGCTTACTCCAGAAGTACAACACCACGTGCAATAAAGGGTACTGGTTGTGGTTTTAATTTTAGGTTGGATGAGCGTGCTGAGAAACGCAAAGAGGTGTGCAtatggattttattttttgacttaTTTTATACAGTATAAATACAAATTTAACTAATGTTTATTGTTTTCCCAGTTTTTCATGAAGCTTGAAGAGAAGAATCATGCAAAAGAACTTGAAAAGACCAACTTGGATGCAAAATCTCAGGTGCTCTTTTTGTTTGAAATGTATGCTGTCCTACAGAGGAAATGCCAAATTAAAGTTAGGCAAAATATCGAACTTATAGGAAAATCAAGAGGCTGAGATCAGACGATTGAGGAAGAGCTTGAACTTCAAAGCCACTCCAATGCCAAGCTTTTATCAAGAACCTACTCCTCCAAAAATCGAACTGAAGAAGGTATTATCATCTTAACTATCACAACCTTCATTACTCAATTGTAAGCTCATTCATAAACCTTCACTAGAAATAGAGAGAATATATCTGCAGCAGCTTTCTTTAATCATGGTGCTAGCAAATTGACAAAATGTCTCCTGAGACCTTTAGTTCTACATAGCTGTTTCTACACGACCAAGAATAATGACTATGCTTCAATTAAGCACTTTGTTCCGTGGTGAACACTATTGTCGTTAACCTTGATCATTACAGATCCCTCCGACACGACCCAAGTCGCCTAAACTCGGGCGTCGCAAATCATCCACTACAGCCACCGACAATCCTTTGGAAGCTGTCGACTCAAGTGAGAACTCAACCAAATCGAATGACATCTCCGCAACCAGCAAGGGGAATGCAAATGCTATGGCTTCCAAAAACCCAAAGCCGAAGACACTCGCCAAGCTTCCATCTCCCAAGTCGACAACCACAAGGTCCGACACAAAATCCAGTGCGGCAGACAAACATGCATCAGACCAAAAGCCTATGGTCGAGGTACTTCAGATCGAGAACCACGCAATCACATCATCTCTCGAGGACAAAACTGAGGGAGATAAGGCAGTGGCCAACCTCGCTGAATCTGAAATAGTGCCCCAGCAAGTTTCTGTGCTTGGGTAAGTAGTTGCCGAACGCTTCCTGCTCATAAGTATATTAATTTTGAAGCCATTTGTGAATACAGAGGTTGTGTGCTGCTTGAAAGGTATGATTCGGATCTTTTACTGCAACTGCAAATTTTATTGTTTCCAATTAATAGATAAATGTTGCACGACTCTATCTGTTAGACCATGTAAATCGTTTATAATATTCTGCTGTTTGATTTATGTTAATGCGTTTAAGCTATGCCTCGTTTGATTGCGTTGATGGATGCCTTA
Coding sequences:
- the LOC122049565 gene encoding myosin-binding protein 7-like, yielding MRRRRPAIALCDRLDIPAESMAIPDGGGDDFDVLRCSTPLTVSWHRCLKRKLDERDSGARCLSFFTGEDGGNENGFARVDIENEAAALREALASHKQSVEKLLAELEEERNASSSAATEAMSMIIRLQREKAEAQMEARQFRRLADEKMAHDQQEIAVLQDLLFKRDQTVEALNCEVQAYRHRLLSYGIGVDDGDEPPSEPQTPDTATTTPTRAAAGSQFDALSRDYPALRCADDSAADLDKYNSGEIPCAADSPRGPFRPRIHQFERVQSGSFRSFKDKGVVVRQSSRRWSSHVRSFSYGSFSSGLEFPVDDASDCGARDDISDRVYTVDAVHGATEDYVSTPRELHGKSGIEDEAQEAEFKRLYLRLQALEADRESMRQSSISMGTDKAQITLLKEIAQQMCKEVATERKVVKRSSSIKKSSSLMSTVKNVISIVLWRKRSSRVKFTFGLSSNNAGLVLLLEKSSPRLRHKRLLTKAQGSGMSPKHRVLTT
- the LOC122049564 gene encoding uncharacterized protein LOC122049564; amino-acid sequence: MKISPYPTKFIYINDIAATSPHVSIRRSIHLHPIPPLFSFQAIPHSTSSILPHKPKLTTDSASMDHFLRHHRRRLVLFLFLAGVLSVGTMAKERRPLARAVVRPSSRNRLLLVGSSPPACLGRCRGCAPCRAVLVVIHPGSVPPENYYPQAWRCECHNKLFQP
- the LOC122047333 gene encoding protein WVD2-like 4; protein product: MESGDGVEMELSKGTPETSPEANGFSSQINKENEIVENGADAVPASSGSEDTSKVEVPDFSRDSHEVSESARENNGSLNPIKKGGSDECSQFKKTKKNFGLLNGSVGELNEKRKALLQSSSFPSKGSLNTTTLTRQTRIASSKTNGHLTAKTTTSSVQKTLAVNKGSGEVIISDKSARNGTSIKDGKSYDIKEKLSDSSLSTKNDEDAHSNASSTTPRAIKGTGCGFNFRLDERAEKRKEFFMKLEEKNHAKELEKTNLDAKSQENQEAEIRRLRKSLNFKATPMPSFYQEPTPPKIELKKIPPTRPKSPKLGRRKSSTTATDNPLEAVDSSENSTKSNDISATSKGNANAMASKNPKPKTLAKLPSPKSTTTRSDTKSSAADKHASDQKPMVEVLQIENHAITSSLEDKTEGDKAVANLAESEIVPQQVSVLG